A stretch of DNA from candidate division KSB1 bacterium:
ACTATTTCGGGTTTCGTGTTGTTCGTCCCCGGTCAGATTTATAATTTGAATCTCTGCTAGTCTGTTGCTCTGTTTCTCTGAACGAAAATTTTTTGTAATTTTTGTTTTTGAATTCAATAAAAGTGAGGAAATATAATGGCCAACAATGAGATGTTAATCATAAAAAAGGGCTATGATTTTTCCAAATGGCTGTTGCACCATACCGGCAAGTTTCCCAGGAGTTATCGTTTTAGTGTAGCGGCCAAGCTGGAAAACGGTATTTTGGATTTTATCGAAGCAACCACAGTTGCGAATATGAGAAAAAACAAAATACCCTTGTTAAAACAAGCGGATGAAGCGCTGGCACGAATGCGGTTGTTATTCCGGTTAAGCTATGAAATGCGTTTTATCAATTTAAAGTCTTATGAATTCGGCAGCAGCCAATTGGTCGAGTTAGGAAAGCTTCTTGGGTTGAAAAACAATGTTATAACTTTTTATCGTAAATTTGAAGAAAATCTCCAGT
This window harbors:
- the avd gene encoding diversity-generating retroelement protein Avd, translated to MLIIKKGYDFSKWLLHHTGKFPRSYRFSVAAKLENGILDFIEATTVANMRKNKIPLLKQADEALARMRLLFRLSYEMRFINLKSYEFGSSQLVELGKLLGLKNNVITFYRKFEENLQLKTC